From the Leptotrichia sp. oral taxon 221 genome, one window contains:
- the truA gene encoding tRNA pseudouridine(38-40) synthase TruA, whose translation MKKRNVKMIYQYDGSKFFGFQRQVNEKTVQGEIEKVLKTVFSQEVNMISSGRTDKGVHALGQVSNFFIDENIPLEAVERQINKALYGEVKVLAIEEVDENFNSRYDAKSRKYVYVMKSERVITPFETHCVTKIKDDVKTDKLQEIMEIFVGKHDFSSFMKKDKVKKNPVREIFSVKCFKEEGDRIIIEICGSSFLKTMVRIMIGSSLAVYFGKKDRNYIEEKLKNPDVDGQKILAPSEGLYLAEVYY comes from the coding sequence TTGAAAAAGAGAAATGTGAAAATGATTTATCAGTATGATGGAAGCAAATTTTTTGGATTTCAGAGACAGGTAAATGAAAAAACGGTACAAGGAGAAATAGAGAAGGTTTTGAAAACGGTTTTTTCGCAAGAAGTAAATATGATTTCATCAGGACGGACAGATAAAGGCGTTCATGCACTTGGACAGGTTTCTAATTTTTTTATTGATGAGAATATTCCGTTGGAGGCGGTTGAAAGACAGATAAATAAAGCTTTGTATGGGGAAGTGAAAGTTTTGGCGATTGAAGAGGTGGATGAGAATTTTAATTCGAGATATGATGCGAAGAGTAGAAAATATGTTTATGTGATGAAGTCTGAGAGAGTGATAACACCATTTGAGACGCATTGTGTGACAAAGATTAAAGATGATGTGAAAACGGATAAATTACAGGAAATTATGGAAATTTTTGTGGGGAAACATGATTTTAGTAGTTTTATGAAAAAAGATAAAGTGAAGAAAAATCCTGTGAGAGAAATATTTTCTGTGAAATGTTTTAAGGAAGAAGGAGATAGGATAATTATTGAAATTTGTGGAAGTTCTTTTTTGAAAACGATGGTTAGAATAATGATTGGATCGAGTTTGGCGGTTTATTTTGGAAAAAAAGATAGGAATTATATTGAAGAAAAATTGAAGAATCCTGATGTTGATGGACAAAAGATTTTGGCACCGTCAGAGGGATTGTATTTAGCAGAAGTTTATTATTAG
- a CDS encoding N-acetyltransferase: MEEKVIMRELHAKKDEKILFDIVEHENKVFGDASIGNWNVKPFAKYGKIYATLIQDENQNEKIVSVVEVLSSFNRDKAYIYGVFTVPEFQGKKYATKLLKFVLENLEKLGIKNIELTVEVDNERAQRLYRKLRFEVVEELENEYRDNSRRYLMGIYLEK; the protein is encoded by the coding sequence ATGGAAGAAAAAGTTATTATGCGAGAATTACATGCTAAAAAGGATGAGAAAATCTTATTTGATATAGTTGAACATGAAAATAAAGTGTTTGGAGATGCGTCTATTGGGAATTGGAATGTTAAGCCGTTTGCAAAGTATGGGAAGATATATGCGACATTGATTCAAGATGAAAATCAGAATGAAAAAATTGTTTCTGTGGTGGAAGTTTTGAGTAGTTTTAATCGTGATAAAGCCTATATTTATGGAGTTTTTACTGTTCCAGAGTTTCAAGGGAAAAAATATGCTACAAAATTGTTAAAATTTGTGTTGGAGAATTTGGAAAAATTGGGAATTAAAAATATCGAATTAACGGTGGAAGTAGACAATGAAAGGGCTCAAAGATTATATAGAAAATTGCGATTTGAAGTTGTTGAGGAGCTTGAAAATGAGTACAGGGATAATTCTCGAAGATATTTAATGGGAATTTATTTGGAAAAGTAA
- a CDS encoding SDR family oxidoreductase, with the protein MKTVLITGASSGIGRELAKVYARNGFNLVLVGRRENRLDELKKEILEDINSGILINGLVLDLARSESIQRLVDFLEEKGIQVDVLVNNAGVGIFGKFSDLSNEEFEKNLKLIDVNVKALVELTWIFLRKMKERNEGGILNVASVASFQPGGPLMATYYASKSFVLTFTEGIREEMRGSNVRISTLCPGPTMTEFEKMEEISGIFNKMKTMSAKKVAEIAYRDFSRGKSIIIPGKLNKIAVFFGKFIPRNLALKIVKKIQEKK; encoded by the coding sequence ATGAAAACAGTGCTGATAACGGGGGCAAGTAGTGGAATAGGTCGAGAATTGGCAAAAGTATATGCGAGAAACGGTTTTAATTTGGTGTTAGTTGGAAGAAGAGAGAATCGATTGGATGAATTAAAAAAAGAAATTCTTGAGGATATAAATTCTGGAATTTTGATTAATGGGTTGGTCTTGGATTTGGCTAGGAGTGAAAGTATTCAAAGATTGGTTGATTTTTTGGAGGAAAAGGGTATTCAGGTTGATGTTCTTGTTAACAATGCTGGAGTGGGTATTTTTGGGAAGTTTTCGGATTTATCGAATGAGGAATTTGAGAAGAATTTGAAATTGATAGATGTAAATGTGAAAGCACTTGTTGAGCTTACGTGGATTTTTTTACGAAAAATGAAGGAAAGGAATGAGGGAGGGATTTTGAATGTGGCATCAGTTGCATCGTTTCAGCCTGGTGGACCGTTGATGGCGACGTATTATGCTAGTAAATCGTTTGTTTTGACTTTTACTGAAGGAATTCGTGAAGAAATGAGAGGTTCAAATGTGAGAATTTCGACATTGTGTCCTGGTCCGACAATGACTGAATTTGAAAAAATGGAAGAGATAAGTGGCATATTTAATAAAATGAAGACAATGAGTGCGAAAAAAGTTGCAGAAATAGCTTATAGAGATTTTTCTCGTGGGAAAAGTATAATTATTCCTGGCAAATTGAATAAAATTGCGGTTTTCTTTGGAAAATTTATTCCGAGAAACTTAGCTTTGAAAATTGTAAAAAAAATACAAGAAAAAAAGTAG
- a CDS encoding alpha/beta fold hydrolase produces MEKKYFESFDGLQIPYLLFESKRVDAKNNVIIFHGMTEPVTRYEEFGEFLAANGYNVYVMEIRGHGDLKDSEIGDFGKKGIKNVYSDVDMFLEHLSQYGVSSENTVIFGHSMGSLMATKIGIEKDFKYFILSGWPVKPKIPVWSASVVSFFEKLLFFRKKSTFNKIFIGYNKSFAPNKSKVDWLTRDEMEAKKYEQDEFCGYAVSPKFFSGIFQMMRIINRKYKQINKDSKILVVYGTEDRALNYGYINKLLKNLRKNKIKIGVLENKDGRHESLNEINKHKIYDEILEWLNSKDK; encoded by the coding sequence ATGGAAAAAAAGTATTTTGAGAGTTTCGATGGTTTACAAATACCGTATTTACTTTTTGAATCAAAAAGAGTTGATGCGAAAAATAATGTGATTATATTTCATGGAATGACAGAACCAGTTACGAGATACGAGGAATTTGGAGAGTTTTTGGCGGCGAATGGGTATAATGTTTATGTTATGGAGATTCGAGGTCATGGAGATTTGAAAGATAGTGAAATCGGTGATTTTGGGAAAAAAGGAATAAAAAATGTTTATAGTGATGTGGATATGTTTTTGGAACATTTGTCGCAATATGGAGTTAGTTCAGAAAATACTGTAATTTTTGGGCATAGTATGGGTTCGTTGATGGCTACAAAAATTGGAATTGAGAAAGATTTTAAATATTTTATTCTTTCAGGATGGCCAGTTAAGCCGAAAATACCTGTATGGAGTGCAAGTGTTGTTTCATTTTTTGAAAAATTGTTGTTTTTTAGGAAAAAGTCGACTTTTAATAAAATATTTATTGGGTATAATAAAAGTTTTGCACCAAATAAAAGTAAAGTGGATTGGTTGACACGAGATGAAATGGAAGCTAAAAAATATGAGCAAGATGAGTTTTGTGGATATGCAGTTTCGCCAAAATTCTTTTCTGGAATTTTTCAAATGATGAGAATAATTAACCGAAAGTATAAACAGATAAATAAAGATTCTAAAATTTTAGTAGTTTATGGGACAGAGGATAGAGCATTAAATTATGGGTATATAAATAAATTATTGAAAAATTTGAGAAAGAATAAAATAAAAATAGGAGTGTTGGAAAATAAAGATGGGAGACACGAATCTTTGAATGAGATTAATAAACATAAAATTTATGATGAAATTTTAGAATGGTTGAATTCAAAGGATAAATAA
- a CDS encoding NADP-dependent glyceraldehyde-3-phosphate dehydrogenase, which produces MKYQNLVNGEWVHSAKEITIYSPINNEELGTVPAMSQEEVDIAMETAKKALEGWRNLSAVERAKYLYKAADILERDKDKIGEILAKEVAKGHKAAIGEVVRTADLIRYAADEGLRTFGEIVEGGSFEAGSNRKLAMVRREPMGLVLAIAPFNYPVNLSASKIAPALIGGNVVLFKPPTQGSISGLLLIKAFQEAGIPAGVLNSVTGKGSEIGDYLIAHKAVDFINFTGSTPVGRKIGELAGMRPILLELGGKDAAIVAADADLEKAAKDIIGGAFSYSGQRCTAIKRVVVVEEVADKLANLIQEKVSKLTVGDPFDNADITPLIDTKSADFVEGLINDAVEKGAKALTPIKREGNLLWPVVFDNVSLDMQIAWEEPFGPVLPIIRVKDLDEAVKICNESEYGLQSSVFTNDFKKAFDIATRLEVGTVHINNKTQRGPDNFPFLGIKGSGAGVQGIKYSIESMTRVKSIVFDY; this is translated from the coding sequence ATGAAATATCAAAACTTAGTAAACGGTGAATGGGTACATTCAGCAAAAGAAATTACTATTTATTCACCAATTAACAATGAAGAATTAGGAACAGTACCTGCAATGTCTCAAGAAGAAGTTGATATTGCTATGGAAACTGCTAAAAAAGCGTTAGAAGGATGGAGAAATCTTTCAGCTGTAGAAAGAGCAAAATATTTGTATAAAGCAGCTGATATTTTAGAAAGAGATAAAGATAAAATTGGAGAAATTTTGGCAAAAGAAGTTGCTAAAGGTCATAAAGCGGCAATTGGAGAAGTTGTTAGAACTGCTGATTTGATTAGATATGCGGCTGATGAAGGATTGAGAACTTTTGGAGAAATCGTAGAAGGTGGAAGTTTTGAAGCAGGAAGCAACAGAAAATTAGCTATGGTAAGAAGAGAACCAATGGGATTAGTTTTAGCAATTGCACCATTTAACTATCCAGTAAACTTATCAGCTTCAAAAATAGCACCAGCTTTAATTGGTGGAAACGTTGTATTGTTTAAACCACCTACACAAGGGTCTATAAGTGGATTATTGTTAATTAAAGCATTCCAAGAAGCAGGAATTCCAGCAGGAGTATTAAACTCTGTAACAGGAAAAGGTTCTGAAATTGGAGATTATTTAATCGCACATAAAGCTGTTGATTTTATAAACTTTACAGGAAGTACACCAGTTGGTAGAAAAATTGGAGAATTAGCAGGAATGAGACCTATTTTATTGGAATTAGGTGGAAAAGATGCTGCGATTGTAGCTGCAGATGCTGATTTAGAAAAAGCTGCAAAAGATATTATTGGTGGAGCTTTCAGTTATTCTGGACAAAGATGTACTGCAATTAAAAGAGTTGTAGTTGTGGAAGAAGTAGCTGATAAATTAGCTAACTTGATTCAAGAAAAAGTAAGTAAATTAACAGTAGGAGATCCATTTGATAATGCGGATATTACTCCATTAATAGATACAAAATCAGCTGATTTTGTTGAAGGATTAATTAATGATGCAGTTGAAAAAGGTGCCAAAGCATTAACACCAATTAAAAGAGAAGGAAACTTATTATGGCCAGTTGTGTTTGATAATGTAAGTTTAGATATGCAAATTGCTTGGGAAGAACCATTTGGACCAGTGTTGCCTATAATTAGAGTTAAAGATTTAGATGAAGCAGTTAAAATTTGTAACGAATCAGAATATGGATTACAATCTTCTGTATTCACAAATGATTTCAAAAAAGCATTTGACATCGCTACAAGATTGGAAGTAGGAACTGTTCATATAAACAACAAAACTCAAAGAGGACCAGACAACTTCCCATTCTTAGGAATTAAAGGTTCAGGAGCAGGAGTACAAGGAATTAAATATAGTATCGAAAGTATGACAAGAGTTAAATCAATTGTATTCGATTATTAA